One genomic segment of Esox lucius isolate fEsoLuc1 chromosome 15, fEsoLuc1.pri, whole genome shotgun sequence includes these proteins:
- the qrsl1 gene encoding glutamyl-tRNA(Gln) amidotransferase subunit A, mitochondrial isoform X1, giving the protein MINISIHTTPFTDRGNKPVSVNYSSGTEQLLSSKERPYSTVIVSLALKEGRISPTELCRKCLNRIKKTHHLNAYITVSEELALKQAHEAESRLSKGVSKGPLDGIPFAVKDNFCTENIKTTCASNMLKDYTPPYNATVVQKLLDQGAVLMGKTNLDEFAMGSGSTDSAFGPVRNPWSYEAAYREKSGADPDADWVIAGGSSGGSAAAVASLTSFFSLGSDTGGSTRNPGALCGVVALKPTYGLVSRHGLIPLVNSMDVPGIITRSVHDAATVLGVLQGHDVKDSTTVTDHPTPLTGLPDDFDPRNIRVGIPKEYHGPGLSQETLAQWSRVADMFEQAGFQVEQVSLPHTQHSIVCYHVLCHAEVASNMARFDGLEYGHRSDVSSSTEAMYAATRHGGFNDVVRGRILSGNYFLLKQNYEHYFVKAQQVRRLINEDFRRVFGSGVDVLLTPTTLSDAMRHTDFVQEDNRTRSAQEDIFTQPANMAGLPAVSVPTALSSRGLPIGLQLIGPAFQDRSLLTVAQWIEQKVGFAPIRYHGDAGEGEIRVDVRDREQNFAV; this is encoded by the exons ATGATAAACATATCAATTCATACAACGCCTTTTACGGATCGAGGCAACAAGCCTGTTAGTGTTAACTACTCATCTGGAACAGAACAATTGCTATCTAGTAAGGAACGTCCGTACAGTACAGTTATA GTCTCCTTGGCTCTGAAGGAGGGTAGGATCTCCCCCACAGAACTGTGTCGAAAATGCCTGAACCGTATCAAGAAGACACACCATCTCAATGCTTACATCACTGTGTCAGAGGAGCTGGCATTAAAACAAGCACATGAGGCTGAGAGCAGACTCTCCAAAG GTGTCTCCAAAGGTCCTCTTGATGGAATTCCGTTTGCTGTGAAGGACAACTTCTGCACAGAGAACATAAAGACCACCTGTGCCTCCAACATGCTAAAAG ACTATACTCCTCCTTACAATGCCACAGTGGTTCAGAAGCTCCTCGACCAGGGTGCTGTTCTCATGGGCAAAACTAACCTAGACGAGTTTGCAATGGG GTCAGGCAGTACTGACAGTGCTTTTGGTCCAGTCCGGAACCCGTGGAGCTATGAGGCTGCATACAGGGAGAAGTCTGGGGCTGACCCAGACGCCGACTGGGTCATTGCTGGGGGAAGCTCTGGAGGAAGTGCTGCAGCCGTGGCTTCTCTCACCAGTTTCTT TTCTTTGGGGTCGGATACAGGTGGATCCACCCGTAACCCAGGGGCCCTGTGTGGCGTTGTGGCCCTGAAGCCCACCTATGGCCTGGTGTCCAGGCACGGTCTGATCCCACTGGTCAACTCCATGGATGTCCCAGGCATCATAACCCGGAGTGTCCATGACGCAGCCACCGTCCTGG GCGTCCTCCAAGGCCACGATGTAAAAGACTCCACTACTGTAACCGACCACCCCACCCCATTGACGGGCCTACCCGATGACTTTGACCCCAGGAACATCCGTGTGGGGATTCCCAAG GAATACCATGGCCCAGGTCTGTCCCAGGAGACGCTGGCCCAGTGGAGCCGTGTGGCGGACATGTTTGAGCAGGCGGGGTTTCAGGTGGAGCAGGTGTCCCTCCCCCACACCCAGCATTCCATCGTCTGCTACCACGTCCTGTGCCATGCCGAGGTGGCGTCCAACATGGCACGCTTTGACGGCCTGGAATATG GCCACCGTAGTGATGTCAGCAGTTCAACAGAGGCCATGTACGCCGCCACTCGTCATGGGGGATTCAACGATGTAGTCCGAGGAAGAATCCTGTCAGGGAATTACTTCCTGCTTAAACA GAACTATGAGCACTACTTTGTAAAGGCACAGCAGGTGCGCCGGCTGATAAACGAGGACTTCAGGCGGGTATTCGGCTCAGGTGTGGACGTGCTGCTCACGCCCACCACGCTGAGCGATGCCATGCGCCACACCGACTTTGTTCAGGAAGACAACCGGACGCGCAGCGCTCAGGAGGACATCTTCACACAGCCCGCTAACATGGCAG GGCTCCCTGCTGTTTCTGTACCAACAGCATTATCCAGCAGAGGCCTTCCCATTGGCCTGCAGCTGATAGGCCCCGCCTTCCAGGACAGGAGCCTGCTTACGGTAGCCCAGTGGATAGAGCAGAAGGTGGGCTTCGCCCCCATCCGTTACCATGGAGATGCTGGAGAGGGTGAAATAAGGGTGGATGTCCGTGATAGAGAACAGAACTTCGCTGTATGA
- the qrsl1 gene encoding glutamyl-tRNA(Gln) amidotransferase subunit A, mitochondrial isoform X2, giving the protein MLSLSIKEVSLALKEGRISPTELCRKCLNRIKKTHHLNAYITVSEELALKQAHEAESRLSKGVSKGPLDGIPFAVKDNFCTENIKTTCASNMLKDYTPPYNATVVQKLLDQGAVLMGKTNLDEFAMGSGSTDSAFGPVRNPWSYEAAYREKSGADPDADWVIAGGSSGGSAAAVASLTSFFSLGSDTGGSTRNPGALCGVVALKPTYGLVSRHGLIPLVNSMDVPGIITRSVHDAATVLGVLQGHDVKDSTTVTDHPTPLTGLPDDFDPRNIRVGIPKEYHGPGLSQETLAQWSRVADMFEQAGFQVEQVSLPHTQHSIVCYHVLCHAEVASNMARFDGLEYGHRSDVSSSTEAMYAATRHGGFNDVVRGRILSGNYFLLKQNYEHYFVKAQQVRRLINEDFRRVFGSGVDVLLTPTTLSDAMRHTDFVQEDNRTRSAQEDIFTQPANMAGLPAVSVPTALSSRGLPIGLQLIGPAFQDRSLLTVAQWIEQKVGFAPIRYHGDAGEGEIRVDVRDREQNFAV; this is encoded by the exons ATGCTGAGCTTGTCGATCAAAGAG GTCTCCTTGGCTCTGAAGGAGGGTAGGATCTCCCCCACAGAACTGTGTCGAAAATGCCTGAACCGTATCAAGAAGACACACCATCTCAATGCTTACATCACTGTGTCAGAGGAGCTGGCATTAAAACAAGCACATGAGGCTGAGAGCAGACTCTCCAAAG GTGTCTCCAAAGGTCCTCTTGATGGAATTCCGTTTGCTGTGAAGGACAACTTCTGCACAGAGAACATAAAGACCACCTGTGCCTCCAACATGCTAAAAG ACTATACTCCTCCTTACAATGCCACAGTGGTTCAGAAGCTCCTCGACCAGGGTGCTGTTCTCATGGGCAAAACTAACCTAGACGAGTTTGCAATGGG GTCAGGCAGTACTGACAGTGCTTTTGGTCCAGTCCGGAACCCGTGGAGCTATGAGGCTGCATACAGGGAGAAGTCTGGGGCTGACCCAGACGCCGACTGGGTCATTGCTGGGGGAAGCTCTGGAGGAAGTGCTGCAGCCGTGGCTTCTCTCACCAGTTTCTT TTCTTTGGGGTCGGATACAGGTGGATCCACCCGTAACCCAGGGGCCCTGTGTGGCGTTGTGGCCCTGAAGCCCACCTATGGCCTGGTGTCCAGGCACGGTCTGATCCCACTGGTCAACTCCATGGATGTCCCAGGCATCATAACCCGGAGTGTCCATGACGCAGCCACCGTCCTGG GCGTCCTCCAAGGCCACGATGTAAAAGACTCCACTACTGTAACCGACCACCCCACCCCATTGACGGGCCTACCCGATGACTTTGACCCCAGGAACATCCGTGTGGGGATTCCCAAG GAATACCATGGCCCAGGTCTGTCCCAGGAGACGCTGGCCCAGTGGAGCCGTGTGGCGGACATGTTTGAGCAGGCGGGGTTTCAGGTGGAGCAGGTGTCCCTCCCCCACACCCAGCATTCCATCGTCTGCTACCACGTCCTGTGCCATGCCGAGGTGGCGTCCAACATGGCACGCTTTGACGGCCTGGAATATG GCCACCGTAGTGATGTCAGCAGTTCAACAGAGGCCATGTACGCCGCCACTCGTCATGGGGGATTCAACGATGTAGTCCGAGGAAGAATCCTGTCAGGGAATTACTTCCTGCTTAAACA GAACTATGAGCACTACTTTGTAAAGGCACAGCAGGTGCGCCGGCTGATAAACGAGGACTTCAGGCGGGTATTCGGCTCAGGTGTGGACGTGCTGCTCACGCCCACCACGCTGAGCGATGCCATGCGCCACACCGACTTTGTTCAGGAAGACAACCGGACGCGCAGCGCTCAGGAGGACATCTTCACACAGCCCGCTAACATGGCAG GGCTCCCTGCTGTTTCTGTACCAACAGCATTATCCAGCAGAGGCCTTCCCATTGGCCTGCAGCTGATAGGCCCCGCCTTCCAGGACAGGAGCCTGCTTACGGTAGCCCAGTGGATAGAGCAGAAGGTGGGCTTCGCCCCCATCCGTTACCATGGAGATGCTGGAGAGGGTGAAATAAGGGTGGATGTCCGTGATAGAGAACAGAACTTCGCTGTATGA
- the rtn4ip1 gene encoding reticulon-4-interacting protein 1 homolog, mitochondrial isoform X1 — translation MHPLRRLACSRWSFLLNIRAPSVKTFSHKSQKRQFNTSSSHMTIMPAWVIDRYGSNSVLRYTKNAAFPIINYPNEVIIQVHAAGLNPIDVSMRGGYGAASMAMKRDPLNVKQSGSEFPLILGRDVSGVIMECGLDVAPVYFKEGDEVWAAIPPWKQGSLAEFVVLSANEVSKKPKCLSHTEAAAIPYVAATAWSALVNTGGLTMDNCAKKRILILGGSGGVRTFSIQMLKAWGAHVTVTCSQNAERLVRGLGADHVVDYTAGPVEGPLRALEKFDLVLDNVGGATESWALGLLKPWCGAKYVTLVTPFLQNTDRLGVADGMLQTGVTVAAKALKHLTKGVHYRWGMFAPNGLALDDISEMVDAGKICAVVEAEFSFSQVPQAMLKVEKGHARGKTVVTVP, via the exons ATGCATCCTTTGAGACGTTTGGCGTGTAGCCGTTGGTCGTTTCTACTAAACATTAGAGCACCAAGCGTTAAGACGTTCAGCCACAAAAGTCAGAAGAGACAGTTTAACACCTCCAGTAGCCATATGACAATCATGCCTGCTTGGGTGATCGATAGATACGGCAGCAATAGTGTCTTGCGGTATACAAAAAATGCCGCGTTTCCTATCATCAACTACCCAAATGAAGTAATCATCCAAGTTCATGCCGCAGGTCTCAACCCCATTGACGTCAGCATGAGAG GTGGGTATGGGGCTGCTTCTATGGCCATGAAGAGAGACCCGCTGAATGTTAAGCAGTCGGGCAGTGAGTTTCCTCTTATATTGGGCCGCGATGTTTCCGGAGTCATCATGGAGTGTGGTCTGGACGTGGCACCTGTCTACTTCAAAGAGGGCGATGAG GTGTGGGCAGCTATCCCGCCTTGGAAGCAGGGCAGTCTGGCTGAGTTTGTGGTATTGAGTGCAAATGAG GTGTCCAAAAAGCCCAAATGTCTGTCTCACACGGAGGCAGCGGCCATTCCTTACGTGGCTGCAACGGCATGGTCTGCCCTGGTCAACACCGGAGGTCTCACTATGGACAACTGTGCCAAGAAACG AATTCTGATCCTGGGAGGTTCAGGAGgagtcagaacattttccatacAG ATGCTGAAGGCTTGGGGGGCCCATGTGACTGTGACCTGTTCCCAGAATGCAGAGCGTCTGGTGAGGGGTTTGGGCGCGGATCACGTCGTGGATTACACCGCTGGGCCTGTTGAGGGGCCACTGAGGGCCCTCGAAAA GTTTGACCTGGTTCTGGATAATGTGGGCGGGGCCACGGAGAGCTGGGCTCTGGGGCTGCTGAAGCCATGGTGTGGCGCCAAGTACGTAACCCTGGTAACGCCCTTCCTCCAGAACACAGACCGGCTGGGGGTCGCTGACGGAATGCTCCAAACAGGGGTCACCGTGGCCGCCAAGGCGCTCAAG CATTTAACCAAGGGAGTACACTATCGCTGGGGGATGTTTGCCCCGAATGGACTGGCCCTGGATGACATCAGTGAGATGGTGGATGCAGGAAAG
- the rtn4ip1 gene encoding reticulon-4-interacting protein 1 homolog, mitochondrial isoform X2: MHPLRRLACSRWSFLLNIRAPSVKTFSHKSQKRQFNTSSSHMTIMPAWVIDRYGSNSVLRYTKNAAFPIINYPNEVIIQVHAAGLNPIDVSMRGGYGAASMAMKRDPLNVKQSGSEFPLILGRDVSGVIMECGLDVAPVYFKEGDEVWAAIPPWKQGSLAEFVVLSANEVSKKPKCLSHTEAAAIPYVAATAWSALVNTGGLTMDNCAKKRILILGGSGGVRTFSIQMLKAWGAHVTVTCSQNAERLVRGLGADHVVDYTAGPVEGPLRALEKFDLVLDNVGGATESWALGLLKPWCGAKYVTLVTPFLQNTDRLGVADGMLQTGVTVAAKALKICAVVEAEFSFSQVPQAMLKVEKGHARGKTVVTVP; this comes from the exons ATGCATCCTTTGAGACGTTTGGCGTGTAGCCGTTGGTCGTTTCTACTAAACATTAGAGCACCAAGCGTTAAGACGTTCAGCCACAAAAGTCAGAAGAGACAGTTTAACACCTCCAGTAGCCATATGACAATCATGCCTGCTTGGGTGATCGATAGATACGGCAGCAATAGTGTCTTGCGGTATACAAAAAATGCCGCGTTTCCTATCATCAACTACCCAAATGAAGTAATCATCCAAGTTCATGCCGCAGGTCTCAACCCCATTGACGTCAGCATGAGAG GTGGGTATGGGGCTGCTTCTATGGCCATGAAGAGAGACCCGCTGAATGTTAAGCAGTCGGGCAGTGAGTTTCCTCTTATATTGGGCCGCGATGTTTCCGGAGTCATCATGGAGTGTGGTCTGGACGTGGCACCTGTCTACTTCAAAGAGGGCGATGAG GTGTGGGCAGCTATCCCGCCTTGGAAGCAGGGCAGTCTGGCTGAGTTTGTGGTATTGAGTGCAAATGAG GTGTCCAAAAAGCCCAAATGTCTGTCTCACACGGAGGCAGCGGCCATTCCTTACGTGGCTGCAACGGCATGGTCTGCCCTGGTCAACACCGGAGGTCTCACTATGGACAACTGTGCCAAGAAACG AATTCTGATCCTGGGAGGTTCAGGAGgagtcagaacattttccatacAG ATGCTGAAGGCTTGGGGGGCCCATGTGACTGTGACCTGTTCCCAGAATGCAGAGCGTCTGGTGAGGGGTTTGGGCGCGGATCACGTCGTGGATTACACCGCTGGGCCTGTTGAGGGGCCACTGAGGGCCCTCGAAAA GTTTGACCTGGTTCTGGATAATGTGGGCGGGGCCACGGAGAGCTGGGCTCTGGGGCTGCTGAAGCCATGGTGTGGCGCCAAGTACGTAACCCTGGTAACGCCCTTCCTCCAGAACACAGACCGGCTGGGGGTCGCTGACGGAATGCTCCAAACAGGGGTCACCGTGGCCGCCAAGGCGCTCAAG